The following nucleotide sequence is from Hevea brasiliensis isolate MT/VB/25A 57/8 chromosome 7, ASM3005281v1, whole genome shotgun sequence.
CAATTAAACAATTAAACAAACACCTTTATTAAAGTtgttcaattatttaattaaaaaattaatgtccgctctggaccgaagccctcacggttttaaaacgcgtcactaggggttacgaaccaccaacttataaacccagcatttctcccgtgttttgtcgatgtgggatttgcctagggtgttacaatccaccccccttatgggactcagcgtcctcgctgagatttgccccaccatcgttcaaggttgcgcaGCGAGCGCtctataccacaaatgtaatggcgccactagtgatattatgcGCTGCGGGcaagcctcacggttttaaaacgcgtcactaggggttacgaaccaccaacttataaacccagcatctctcccgtgttttgccgatgtggaatttatctagggtgttacaatataatACTTATATGAAATAAAgggttttaataaaattatcataattttattaaaatgtcaaaTCCTATCTTTCAGCACTGAATGTGCTAGTAAGCCGGGGAAGACGAATCGAGCAAAGTGATATTTAGCTAACTGACTAGGCTGCTGACCAATGGAATTATATGagcaaaagtaaaaataaaattctacataatatgttttaattgaaatatatgaatAAAGTTGATGATCTTGATCTTGATCTTATCATGGATAACTAtcctaaaaaataaaatcatatttaaataaataaaattcccattattttatgaaaaataaataacaaaattCTATCCTAATTTGGAAAACAAGTAATCCAATTCAACTACTAATTAACATATTATTATTGTTAAGCGCGTGTAAATCCAATCCGCGTGCTTGTGTAGGGTAAAAAATCAGTTGAAGAATCCACCGAATCGGGAGGATCTACCACAtcccttttaattaattaataaaaaataaataaatattttccaCGTCCGAATATCCTTGCATATCACGTGCATTAATTAGGCCGACAATTAATATTCAAAGACACTTTCCCCTCAGCAACCCAGCCTTCTCTCTGTATAAAACTCGCCTCCGCCACTCGTTCCTTGTGAACTCTgtcctctctttctttccttcgaAGAAACAAACCCAAGCCCAACAACAAGAAGAAGAACTCTCAACTCCTCTGTTTCTAAGCTGTCTTTTGATCATCTGATAGATATTCCTTTCTATTCTAATCTTTTTGGCTTGTGATTCTTGTTCCCATGGATTGGTTTCGCGGGGATTTCATTGGTTGTGGTAGCTTTTCTACTGTTAATTTGGCAATTCCCACgaaagtttctgctcctttaatGGCTGTGAAATCTTGTGATCTTTTTGACTCTTCTTTGCTTGAGAATGAGAAGGATGTCTTGACTCAACTAGGGAATTGCGAGAATATCATCAAGTGTTTTGGCGGCGATCAGAGTATTGAAAACGGGCAGAGGTTGTATAACTTGCTGTTGGAGTATGCCCCTCGTGGTAGTTTATATCATTGGGTAAAGAAGTCCGGTGGTTTCTTGCCGGAATCGGATGCCAGACGCTACACGAGATCGATACTAAAGGGTCTTCGTTATATTCACGCTAAAGGGTTTGCTCACTGCGACATAAAGCTTCAGAATATTTTGTTGTTTGAGAATGGGGAAGCGAAGATTGCAGACTTTGGATTGGCCAAGAAAACAGGGCAAAAGCTGAGTGGGGAGCAAGGGAGAATGGAATTTCGAGGAACTCCTCTATACCTGTCGCCGGAATCAGTCAACGAAAACGTGTACGATTCACCGTGTGATATTTGGGCTCTTGGGTGTGCGTTGGTTGAGATGGTGACTGGAAAACCGGCATGGAATTGCAAACCAGAAACCAACGTAGCAGCCTTGTTGATTCGAATTGGTGTAAGCGATGAATTGCCAGAAATCCCTCAAGAATTGTCTAAAGAAGGGAAGGATTTTCTATCCAAGTGCTTCGTTAAGGATCCTAGAACGAGATGGACTGCTGATATGCTATTGGATCATCCTTTTGTTGCTAATGAAAGCACTGTTACATTGAAGGAACAATTATCTCCACCATCATCATCACCAAGATGTCCTTTTGAGTTCCCAGAGTGGGTTTCCGTTCCATCTTCATCGCCAAAATCCGAATTATGGTCTAATAAGGAAGTGGAGTCAAGATTTGATTGGTCCTCTTTGTCATATTCACCTTCACCAGCAGAGAGACTCCGGCAGCTGGTGAGTAATCAGAGTTGCAATTGGTCCTTGTCTGAGAGTTGGGTCACTGTAAGGTGAGAAGGCAGAGCTGGAGAAAGAGCACAGAATTGAATTCAAAACCAGCAAGCAATTTAgaagatatatatatttttttaaattcattttttgGTCACAATGAGATTCCATTAATCTTTTTAGTAATGGGTGATAATTTTTGGTGATTGTAAATGAGTAGGAAACAGTCAGAGGAACTGTATATAGCAGTCTGAGTTTAGGCGATTCAATAGTCCTGATTGGTGGCTCTGAGTGGCCGAAGTGTACAGAACAATTTTATAAGCCCCATTTGATTGAAATCCAGATTCAATTACTTTTCCAAGAAAAGAATTTGTTAATTTATCAAACTTTCCGAAGCCTATCAGGCTTAGAACAGAGTGTATGGTTATGGTGGATTTCATCTCATGGGTTTATGACTAAATTAAGGTATTTATTAAACCCTGCAAAAAGTCCCTGTCCTGCTTTTTACTATAACCCGGAGGAAGCCTTTTCTTGGAACGATTGAGGGTGTACCTGAAGCAATGTTTTCTTATTCCAAGTAggaatttttatctctttttttttgttttttttgaaattatgttCTTCAAGGGATCTGAAAATCAGGAAAGCATCCTGGAAAATATTCGCTGGATCCCTTCGCATTTCTCCTTCATCTACCATTCTTCAGGACTTGTGGGGTAGTAATTTGTTGATAGGTCCTTGAAAGGTTTGGCTATTGCAAGTAAATTTTTTGGCCCACCGAAACTTGGGTTAAATTGTAATTAACGatttttttattcaatatttattaagtaagataataatttattaattatatcgtGAATCACAATAAAAATGAATAACTTTAAAattgatagataaaaaaaaatatttaaacttagatTCTTGTGCTttcgaattaaaaaaaaaaactaattaaattatttctgattgattggtttgtaatttttattttatataaataaaatcattgaaatttgattttatattaaaaaaaatcatttttgctataattttgtagaattttagtcaaattttttgTGTGATGATATATTATAATAGTTCTATagcatatataaaataaaaataataacaaataaatctaaaaataaaaattaataccaaattattttactaatataaattgaaattaattattattgaACTAGTAGTTCAATAATTGAGTATTTATCCCGTAATATATAAAGTTTATAGTTGAAGAAAGtagaatattttattatattcatAATAAAAAGAAGGATATCTCATATCATAATTTTACTAATTATTACTcgattcattatttttttttaaatatgattcattaattttttattaaataaaaaaaaatatgaatcaCGCCATAATTATGATTCAATAGAAAAAAGGAAGTTACGCAAAAAAGATATATTAAAATTAGGTTAAGAAAAGGGTATAAAAACGTATGGACATGAATTGTATATAAATATTAAGGAAAGAGACAAGCAATTTGTCATGTGATGCATATAAAA
It contains:
- the LOC110673682 gene encoding mitogen-activated protein kinase kinase kinase 20-like is translated as MDWFRGDFIGCGSFSTVNLAIPTKVSAPLMAVKSCDLFDSSLLENEKDVLTQLGNCENIIKCFGGDQSIENGQRLYNLLLEYAPRGSLYHWVKKSGGFLPESDARRYTRSILKGLRYIHAKGFAHCDIKLQNILLFENGEAKIADFGLAKKTGQKLSGEQGRMEFRGTPLYLSPESVNENVYDSPCDIWALGCALVEMVTGKPAWNCKPETNVAALLIRIGVSDELPEIPQELSKEGKDFLSKCFVKDPRTRWTADMLLDHPFVANESTVTLKEQLSPPSSSPRCPFEFPEWVSVPSSSPKSELWSNKEVESRFDWSSLSYSPSPAERLRQLVSNQSCNWSLSESWVTVR